Below is a genomic region from Streptomyces sp. NBC_00461.
CGCTTCGGGAGACTTCGCGCACAGCGGCATGAGCTTCACCGGGTCGCCCTTCTTGGGGCCGGCGGCGACGGTTCCCTGGATCGCCCCGGAGGAGTCGGCCGCCACATAAATGATCTTGTATTTCTGATTGAGGTTCCTGCCGAACCTGCGGTCGTGGCCATCGAACAACGCCCGTACCCAGTCGTCGTCCACGCCCTGGAAGGCGCTGGGCATTGAATCCAGGATGAGATCGCGCACCACGGCCGCGTCGCCGTCCTCGAACAGGCGCATGTGCAGGTCACACGGTGACTCGCCGCCTGCCGCGACGAGCCCGCGGTAGAGAATCAGCTCGGTCATGCCGGGCTTGTACTGGCTCGGCGACTCCCCTGCGAGCCTGAACCCGTGGCGCGTGAAGAACGTGATGGCCGGTGTGTTCTCCGCGGCGACCGTGCAGTAGAGCTGCCGAGCGCCCTGCTCCCAGGCGAAATCCAGGGCGGCGCGGAGGAGCACGCTCCCGAAGCCGTCGCGCCGGCGACGGCTCGGAATCAGGATCAGCGGGCTGATCTTGACAGTTCCCTGCCGTTTGACCGCGAGGTGCAGGACGCCCAGTCGCTGCGCTTGCGGCGAGCCGTCCGACCAGAGGACAAAGGTTCGCTGCGCCACTGAGAAATGGCCGTAGCTGTCGGTTCCCGCGGCGAGATGAGCGTCGAGGACCCTGTCCGCGTGCGCCTCGTGATCTCCGTCGTAGAAGGGGTCGAGACTGGACGCGAAGAGACTTCTCAAGAATTCCCGGTCGTCTTCAGTCGCGAGCGCTACGACGGGACCCGATGGACATCGTGAGGCTTCATCGCTGAATTTGTTATTTATAAGGATTGTCATCGAACATCAGCCTTGTCTGGTCGGGTAATGTAAGACGCATTCAAGTGATCTCCGGGACGCGTGAGCAGCGCGTCAGGCGGGTCATTCGCCAGGCCGGGCCATGAGGTGACGGCGCCCGCCGACCCCGGAGACCTCGATGACGAGCCCTCCGAGCTGTGTGCCGAGCGAACTGCCCGCGACGGTCCCCGTCATGACCCAGGTGAAAGCCTGCGCAGTGGTACCGCTGGGCGCATGGGTGCCGACCAGCTCGTACTGAACCGCCGTCAGCGGCCCCAACGCCGTCCCGCCGACGGCTGGAGCCAGCGCCATCGTCCACAAATCCGTCGCGACCAGTGGCAGCAGAAGCCCCGCCGCGAACAGGGCGACCAGAAGGTGACACCAGGAAAAGGGGACAGCCGTAGGCTGAGGCCTTCACGACGCGTCCTCCGTCACGAGTTCGAAGGCGTCCAAGACCTCGGTCATCCGGTCCTCCACGACCTGACGGGACGGGCCGACAATCTGCACGTAACCGGCGGAGGCGTGGGAGGCCCGCTGATCGGGCAGGTCGTCGCCGCTCGCGACGTTCATCCGGCCGCGAACCACCCCGGGCATTGAGAGCAGCGTCTCCAGGGGCGTGACCTTGACGACGCGACCGGGCTTGTAGGGGAGCAACAGGTCTCCGGCACAGCGCGGCGCCGAGTACTCCAGCGATGGCACGCGGCCCAGGTATGTGTCGAGCGTCGCAGCCATCATGTCGAAGTTCCGGGCGAGCCCATGGTTGGTGGGCAGCTCGCAGCCGGCGAGCCTGGCTCCCACCTCGCTCATGTGGACGCCACCGTCGTCTGATCGAAAGAACTCCATGTGCAGGTAGCCGTGGTCGATGCGCATACCGTCGACGATGCGCTGAACCAGTTCCTTCGCGTCTACGCCCAGTTCATCGTCGACGCCGAGGCTGATGGAGCCGTTGATGCCGCCGTAGACGGTCTCCAGCAGCGCGCACGGCGTCCACGAGACGTAGGTGTCGAGGACCCGTCCGTGAGCGACGAGAGCGCACAACTGGTACTCGCGTCCGGTGAGGAACTCCTCCACCATCCACCGCCGTGAGGAAGGCAGTGGAAGGAGCCTCGCGAGATCATGCTCGTCGTCGAGCTTGTAGGTGTCGATGGATGACCAGCCATCGACCGGCTTGAGGATAAGCGGCCATCCGTGCACGGACGCGAAGCCGAGGACGTCGTCGCCGTCCGCGACCTCAGCGAACTCCGCACAGGGGATGCCGATTTCCCGGAACCGCCGCTTCATTGCGGTCTTGTCCCGGACCCAGGCGACCTGCTCGGCGTCGAGGTGTGGCAGGCCAACGAGGCCGGCGAACCTCTGGGAGATCTCCTGCAGGGGCTCCTGTGGGTTGCAGAAGTGGGCCGGTCGTACCGGGAGCCCCGCCACCCAGGTGAGGTAGCGCTCAGCCTCCCGCCAGATGTCGGCGTCGGCGGCGATTGTGAACGTGGGGATGTCCGCCGTGCGCAGGAGGTGGTCAGCGGGCAGTGAGGAGAGGTGCTCTTCGAACCTCAAGAGCACGAGGTCGAGATCGTCTCGGCTCAGGACGTGATCGGTGAAGGTGCCGGGCCGGCCATCGACGAGCAGGAGACAGGGACGCATGACTTCTTTCCGGAGAGGACGAAGCGGACGAGGTCGCTGAAGCGGATCTGTTCTTCGGACGAGTACTCGGGCGCGACCGGGATGCTGAACGTTCGGGCCAGCAGGTCCCTGGTCCGGTCGAATCCGTCACGGGAGATCGCGCATGAGTCGCCCTCGGCGGGGTTCCGGGGGAAGCCGTCGGAGTAGAGCGACTTGCGGTCTGTGAGGACAGGGTGGTCGAGGAGGAAATACCGATCGAGCGCAAATGTCGGAATGGATCGTTCTTCCAGGAGCCGAAGGAATCTGTCGCGGTGTTCGGCGGCAGGCGTCACGATGCGCACGCCCAGCTTCGAGTCGCCTGGCCCCCGCGGTGCGAGCTCCATGCCCGGCAGATCGCTCAGGGCGTCCTGCGGGATCGCGTGGTTGCCTTCGAGGTCGGCACCGGTCTCCTCGAGTAGTCGCAGCTGCTGTGGCTGGGTGGCGCGGACTGCCTAACTGACCCCGAGGTTCTCGCCGTAGAAGGAATTCTCCTGCCACGTCGGGTACGTGACCGGCAACCGCTGCGAGCCGTGATCGTGGTGGCTGCGCATGGTCTTCCAGTCCGCCCTCGGCGCCGACCATGGCACCGTCTGGGGGGACTTCGCCCATGGCCCGGGCGCAGCCCTCAATGACGAGAAGGTCGCCGCCGGGAGGTGGCCCCGGTCTCCCACGGCCGGCCTCGTCGTGGGCGGCGCCAGACGCCGAGCTTGCGTCGCGTCGCCCACGACGAGCATGTGCCGTGCGCCCGGCATCTGACGGAACTCCTCCTCGACCTTGGTGGCGAGGCTCTCCGTGACAGGGCCGTACCGGAAGAGCCCGTCATCGTCGATGGCCGCACGCCATTCAGGTAGGTCCCACCAAGACAGATGGTTGACCCCATAGGGCAGACGCCGCATTTCATTCACCCGCTCGCAGCACGGATCCCCTACCTCAGCCGATCACTCGGCAGGAGGATGAGCGACGCAGACTGCGCGAAGCGCGAAGGTTCCTTGTCACCGTGAGCTTCTTGAGCCAGCGGTCACGTCCGTCGTACTTCGCGCGGAAAGGACGTCGGCCGTGCACCGCGGTGAAGTTGTCGACGTAGACGATGTCGCCTGGCTCGAGGACGACGTCGTACTCGGCGATCATGAGCTTCTCGCAGATCTCCTTGAGCGCCTCCTCGGCCTCGGGATCGGTCCCGAAGGTCGTCATGTAGAAGGGGTCAAGCCGCAGGTAAGGCTCATCGGGGTGACCGAAAAGGACGGCCACGGGCTCCGGACTGTCCTGCAGCTTCCGGATCTCTGACAGTCCGAAATGGGTTCCGTCGTCGAGGGTCTGACCCAGATGCTCGGTGTCGGGATAGATCACGTAACGGGGCTCGGAGAGGATCTTCTTGGCATCTTCGCTGAGCTCGATGTCCCGAATCGAGGCGACCGTCGTGGGAACCCGGTCGAGGTTACGGATGCAGAGCAGGCCGACGTAGTCGCACCGATAGGGATGGAACGCGTCCTCGGTGTGCCACCCGAGCAGGACGTCACTGCTGTGGCCGCTCTGCTCGTGCTCGACGCCCGGCAGGGGCAGGACGTTCTGAATCAGACTGCCGTTCTGGAGGGTCGACCAACCGTAGACCTCGCCGAGGCACATACCGGTGAGCGCGAGGAAGAGT
It encodes:
- the gntD gene encoding guanitoxin biosynthesis L-enduracididine beta-hydroxylase GntD — translated: MPPKTLVTYVLSEEDVEALDAVIHDIARAGHDPRSGDLYDLAWRYLAGVPAGLREALSGFRNAETGSAFAIRGFRLDPDGIEPTPVSWAEPDSLRREELFLALTGMCLGEVYGWSTLQNGSLIQNVLPLPGVEHEQSGHSSDVLLGWHTEDAFHPYRCDYVGLLCIRNLDRVPTTVASIRDIELSEDAKKILSEPRYVIYPDTEHLGQTLDDGTHFGLSEIRKLQDSPEPVAVLFGHPDEPYLRLDPFYMTTFGTDPEAEEALKEICEKLMIAEYDVVLEPGDIVYVDNFTAVHGRRPFRAKYDGRDRWLKKLTVTRNLRASRSLRRSSSCRVIG
- a CDS encoding GNAT family N-acetyltransferase codes for the protein MRSLFASSLDPFYDGDHEAHADRVLDAHLAAGTDSYGHFSVAQRTFVLWSDGSPQAQRLGVLHLAVKRQGTVKISPLILIPSRRRRDGFGSVLLRAALDFAWEQGARQLYCTVAAENTPAITFFTRHGFRLAGESPSQYKPGMTELILYRGLVAAGGESPCDLHMRLFEDGDAAVVRDLILDSMPSAFQGVDDDWVRALFDGHDRRFGRNLNQKYKIIYVAADSSGAIQGTVAAGPKKGDPVKLMPLCAKSPEAFGFMLDEIPRLFGTLGRKLYTHQPASPATTALMQGGGWRLEGLMPAAYHPDWCTVQWSLSL
- a CDS encoding ATP-grasp domain-containing protein; amino-acid sequence: MLLRFEEHLSSLPADHLLRTADIPTFTIAADADIWREAERYLTWVAGLPVRPAHFCNPQEPLQEISQRFAGLVGLPHLDAEQVAWVRDKTAMKRRFREIGIPCAEFAEVADGDDVLGFASVHGWPLILKPVDGWSSIDTYKLDDEHDLARLLPLPSSRRWMVEEFLTGREYQLCALVAHGRVLDTYVSWTPCALLETVYGGINGSISLGVDDELGVDAKELVQRIVDGMRIDHGYLHMEFFRSDDGGVHMSEVGARLAGCELPTNHGLARNFDMMAATLDTYLGRVPSLEYSAPRCAGDLLLPYKPGRVVKVTPLETLLSMPGVVRGRMNVASGDDLPDQRASHASAGYVQIVGPSRQVVEDRMTEVLDAFELVTEDAS